From the Cervus elaphus chromosome 20, mCerEla1.1, whole genome shotgun sequence genome, one window contains:
- the LOC122676506 gene encoding olfactory receptor 10X1-like, whose protein sequence is MKINQTVLKEFILVGFSVYPHVQTFLFVIFFCLYLLTLSGNLAIMGLTWVDRCLHTPMYLFLSALSFSETCYTLTIIPKMLVNLLAKNRNISVIGCGLQMCFFLGLGGTNCMILTLMGYDRFLAICNPLRYPLLMTNMVCGKLVASAWATGFFVSVIETSLIFRGSFCNPNLVKHFFCHMRAVVRLSCLDSDLTEFIVTTMSVSGLMGTFLVIILTYVSILSTVLKIPSAEGKQKAFSTCASHLTVVIIHFGFASIVYLKPGAPGGDDTLIAVPYTVITPFLSPLIFSLRNKDMKNAFRKVLGKKFLE, encoded by the coding sequence atgaagatcaatcAGACAGTCCTGAAGGAGTTCATTCTTGTTGGCTTTTCAGTTTACCCACATGTACAGACATTCCTCTTTGTGATATTCTTTTGCCTCTACCTTCTCACCCTCTCAGGTAACTTGGCCATCATGGGTCTTACCTGGGTGGACAGATGTCTTCACACACCCATGTACCTCTTCCTTAGTGCACTCTCCTTTTCTGAGACCTGCTACACACTAACCATTATTCCCAAGATGCTGGTGAATCTCTTGGCCAAGAATAGAAACATTTCAGTCATAGGTTGTGGCTTGCAAATGTGTTTCTTCTTGGGACTCGGTGGCACTAATTGTATGATTCTTACTTTGATGGGATATGATCGCTTCCTGGCCATCTGCAACCCTCTCAGATATCCTTTGCTTATGACCAACATGGTGTGTGGAAAACTTGTGGCCTCTGCTTGGGCTACAGGCTTCTTTGTCTCTGTGATAGAGACTTCATTGATATTCAGGGGCTCCTTCTGCAACCCCAATCTTGTCAAACACTTCTTCTGTCATATGAGGGCTGTTGTGAGGCTGTCCTGTTTAGACAGTGACCTCACAGAGTTCATTGTAACAACGATGTCAGTGTCAGGTTTGATGGGCACCTTCCTGGTCATCATCCTCACTTATGTGTCCATTCTTTCCACTGTCCTCAAAATCCCTTCAGCTGAGGGCAAGCAGAAGGCCTTTTCTACCTGTGCCTCCCACCTCACAGTGGTCATCATCCATTTTGGTTTTGCATCTATTGTTTATCTGAAGCCAGGAGCACCAGGGGGAGACGACACACTCATAGCAGTCCCCTACACTGTCATCACTCCTTTCCTCAGCCCTCTCATTTTCAGCCTCAGGAACAAGGATATGAAGAATGCTTTCAGAAAGGTACTTGGAAAGAAATTTCTTGAATAA
- the LOC122676443 gene encoding olfactory receptor 10X1-like, translated as MMKINQTILKEFILVGFSVYPHAQTFLFVVFFCLYLPTLTGNLAIMGLTWVDRCLHTPMYLFLSVLSFSETCYTLTIFPKMLADLLAKDRSISYIGCGLQMCFFLGLGGTNCMILTVMGYDRFLAICNPLRYPLLMTNIMCGKLVASAWIVGFFISVVQTALIFRGSFCNPNLVKHFFCHMRAVVRLSCLDSDLKEYIVTTMSVSGLMGTFLVIILTYVSILSTVLKIPSAEGKQKAFSTCASHLTVVIIHFGFASIAYLKPGAPGGDDTLIAVPYTVITPFLSPLIFSLRNKDMKNAFRKALGKKFLE; from the coding sequence ATGATGAAGATCAACCAGACAATCCTGAAAGAGTTCATTCTTGTTGGTTTTTCAGTTTATCCACATGCACAGACATTcctctttgtggttttcttttgccTCTACCTTCCCACCCTCACAGGTAATCTGGCCATTATGGGTCTAACTTGGGTGGACAGATGTCTCCACACACCCATGTACCTCTTCCTTAGTGTACTCTCTTTCTCTGAGACCTGCTATACACTGACTATTTTCCCCAAGATGCTGGCAGATCTCCTGGCCAAGGACAGAAGCATTTCTTACATAGGTTGTGGTTTGCAAATGTGTTTCTTCTTGGGACTTGGTGGCACTAATTGTATGATTCTTACTGTGATGGGATATGATCGCTTCCTGGCCATCTGCAACCCTCTCAGATATCCTTTGCTTATGACCAACATAATGTGTGGAAAACTTGTGGCCTCTGCTTGGATTGTTGGCTTCTTTATTTCTGTGGTACAGACTGCATTGATATTCAGGGGCTCTTTCTGCAACCCCAACCTTGTCAAACACTTCTTTTGTCATATGCGAGCTGTTGTGAGGCTGTCCTGTCTAGATAGTGACCTCAAGGAATACATTGTAACAACGATGTCAGTGTCAGGTTTGATGGGCACCTTCCTGGTCATCATCCTCACTTATGTGTCCATTCTTTCCACTGTCCTCAAAATCCCTTCGGCTGAGGGCAAGCAGAAGGCCTTTTCTACCTGTGCCTCCCACCTCACAGTGGTCATCATCCACTTTGGTTTTGCATCTATTGCTTATCTGAAGCCAGGAGCACCAGGGGGAGACGACACACTCATAGCAGTCCCCTACACTGTCATCACTCCTTTCCTCAGCCCTCTCATTTTCAGCCTCAGGAACAAGGACATGAAGAACGCTTTCAGAAAGGCCCTTGGAAAGAAATTTCTTGAATAA